In a single window of the Gloeocapsa sp. DLM2.Bin57 genome:
- the glgA gene encoding glycogen synthase GlgA yields the protein MYIIQIASECAPVIKAGGLGDVVYGLSRELETRGHCVELILPKYDCMRYDHVWGLHDAYRDLFVPWYDAYIHCSVYCGRVHGRLCFFIEPHSEDNFFNRGCYYGCDDDNMRFAFFSKAALEFILKSNKRPDVIHCHDWQTGLVPVMLYEIYKYHGMVNQRVCYTIHNFKHQGICGNEQLLATGLKRADYYFDYSRLRDNFNPFAINMMKGGIVYSNAVTTVSPHHAWEARCLDEGYGLGHTLHLYQDKFRGILNGVDYDFWNPEIDRYIPCNYTSKNLSEGKSKNKQALRDRLLLQNVNKPIIAYIGRLDEQKGVHLVHHAIYYSLDNSAQFVLLGSATEPSINAHFCHEKSFLNDNPDCHLELGFNEELSHLIYAGADIIIVPSNYEPCGLTQMIAFKYGTVPVVRGVGGLVNTVFDRDYNNEVPPEKRNGYMFYQRDDYALETGLERALKLWYNSPDEFTQLALQGMEYDYSWNNPGKEYVEVYENIRHK from the coding sequence ATGTATATAATTCAGATTGCTTCAGAATGCGCCCCTGTCATCAAAGCTGGAGGATTGGGAGACGTCGTCTATGGATTGAGTCGAGAATTAGAAACCCGTGGTCACTGTGTAGAGTTAATCCTACCTAAGTATGATTGTATGCGTTATGACCATGTATGGGGACTACACGACGCCTATCGCGATTTGTTCGTACCCTGGTACGATGCTTATATACATTGTTCCGTTTATTGCGGTAGAGTTCACGGAAGGTTATGCTTTTTTATTGAACCCCATAGTGAAGATAACTTCTTCAATCGTGGTTGTTATTATGGTTGTGATGATGATAATATGCGCTTTGCTTTTTTTAGTAAAGCTGCTTTAGAATTTATCCTCAAAAGTAATAAACGTCCTGATGTTATTCATTGTCACGATTGGCAAACAGGTTTAGTCCCTGTAATGTTATATGAAATTTATAAATATCATGGTATGGTTAATCAACGGGTTTGTTATACCATTCATAATTTTAAACACCAAGGTATCTGTGGAAATGAACAACTTCTGGCTACAGGATTAAAACGAGCAGATTATTATTTTGATTACTCTAGACTCAGAGATAATTTTAACCCCTTTGCTATTAATATGATGAAGGGAGGTATCGTCTATTCTAACGCGGTTACTACAGTTTCACCTCATCACGCTTGGGAAGCGCGTTGTCTCGACGAAGGTTATGGATTGGGTCATACTTTACATTTATATCAGGATAAATTCCGCGGTATTCTCAATGGTGTTGATTATGATTTTTGGAATCCTGAAATAGATCGTTATATCCCTTGTAATTATACTAGTAAAAACCTTAGCGAAGGCAAAAGTAAAAATAAACAAGCCCTACGCGATCGCCTATTATTACAAAACGTTAATAAACCCATCATCGCTTATATTGGTCGTCTTGATGAACAAAAAGGCGTACATTTAGTCCACCACGCTATCTATTATTCTCTAGATAATAGCGCCCAATTTGTGTTGTTAGGTTCAGCTACAGAGCCTAGTATTAATGCTCATTTTTGTCATGAAAAATCTTTCTTAAATGATAATCCTGACTGTCATCTAGAATTGGGTTTCAATGAGGAATTATCCCATTTAATTTATGCAGGTGCTGATATTATCATTGTACCTAGTAATTACGAACCCTGTGGATTAACGCAAATGATCGCCTTTAAATATGGTACAGTACCCGTAGTTAGGGGAGTAGGTGGGTTAGTTAATACCGTCTTTGATCGCGATTATAACAACGAAGTACCCCCAGAAAAACGTAACGGCTATATGTTCTATCAACGGGATGATTATGCTCTAGAAACAGGCTTAGAAAGGGCTTTAAAACTATGGTACAATTCACCTGATGAGTTTACTCAATTGGCTTTACAAGGTATGGAATACGATTATTCCTGGAATAACCCAGGTAAAGAATACGTAGAAGTTTACGAAAATATTCGTCACAAGTAA
- a CDS encoding PIN domain-containing protein gives MMPSVYLETSVISYLSARPSRDLIIAGHQQITNEWWETQGHKFEIYISQLVIQEARRGDAKAAQERLTLLQPIAALRVSSAALQLAQILLREAAIPQKAEADSLHIAISVVNGIDYLLTWNCQHIANAIIRKKVEQICRQNGYEPSVICTPEELIEE, from the coding sequence ATCATGCCTAGTGTTTACCTAGAAACCTCAGTGATTAGTTATCTTAGCGCTCGTCCTAGTCGTGATCTTATCATTGCAGGACACCAACAAATCACCAATGAGTGGTGGGAAACTCAGGGTCATAAATTTGAAATTTACATTTCCCAATTAGTTATTCAAGAAGCTCGTAGAGGAGATGCTAAAGCCGCTCAAGAAAGATTAACATTACTTCAACCAATAGCAGCATTAAGAGTCTCCTCCGCAGCATTACAACTTGCCCAAATACTTTTAAGAGAGGCAGCTATACCCCAAAAAGCAGAAGCAGACTCTCTCCATATTGCTATTAGTGTTGTTAACGGGATTGATTATTTACTTACTTGGAATTGTCAACACATTGCTAATGCGATAATTAGAAAAAAAGTAGAACAAATTTGTCGTCAAAATGGTTATGAACCATCAGTTATTTGTACACCTGAAGAATTAATAGAGGAATAA
- a CDS encoding DUF262 domain-containing protein yields the protein MQATETKLQQIIEGTKQYLVPLFQRAYSWQKQEWQILWDDLLELYNTTNPRPHFMGTIVTMSTNSQPEGVSKYLLIDGQQRLTTVFILLCALRDIATAKKETELAAEITHTLLINTYKKGSDKYKLIPTQVDRDKFQHLIDSKPKENKNILNECYSFFQKKINQKKCDLIQLKKVICYNFSLVSLVLSGEDDPYLVFESLNAKGRPLTQADLIRNYFFMKINPDEQEDIYQKYWKIMEDNLGDNLTEFIRHFLTKDGKEVRKNDVYFEIKEQINNRDTIEYLKTLSLFSRYYAKFLDPSSESQENIRFHLKRLNQLEVLTIYPFLLNCYHDWASHKITETDFITILQICENFVLRYIVCYFQSTGLNRIFSSLYAQVSKESSLGSETFINKLKLVLQNQNYPKDAEFKAKLKEAKLYGNNRSKKGRLILESIEQFFNHKEKIQLESLSLEHIMPQKLSLWWREHLGEDCAITHELLLHSLGNLTLTGYNTELSNDNFYRKQEYFKHSNLELNKYFINQQAWCREDIEARADYLADIALKIWSYFGDENAVYQRESNGMTGMKPLSLTIFGEKYSVKSWRDVLETTLNQIAALDEDAFERITQQIPSFVSWEKQKFTQTRQLKNGAFMELHLSAKDVYRVCKRALEIAEISLDDWELEYV from the coding sequence ATGCAAGCCACAGAAACTAAGCTACAACAAATTATCGAAGGAACAAAACAATATTTAGTACCCTTGTTTCAAAGGGCTTACAGTTGGCAAAAACAAGAATGGCAAATCCTCTGGGATGACTTACTAGAACTTTATAATACCACTAATCCTCGTCCTCATTTTATGGGAACTATCGTGACCATGTCAACTAATTCCCAGCCTGAAGGAGTCAGTAAATATCTTTTAATCGATGGACAACAACGTTTAACAACTGTTTTTATTTTACTATGTGCTTTACGAGATATAGCCACAGCCAAAAAAGAAACAGAATTAGCCGCAGAAATTACACATACCTTATTAATTAATACCTACAAAAAAGGTAGTGATAAATATAAATTAATACCCACTCAAGTAGATAGAGATAAATTTCAGCATCTTATTGATAGCAAACCTAAAGAAAACAAAAATATTCTTAATGAATGTTATTCATTTTTTCAGAAGAAAATTAACCAAAAGAAATGTGATTTAATTCAGCTTAAAAAAGTAATTTGTTATAATTTTTCTCTAGTTAGTTTAGTGTTAAGTGGAGAAGATGATCCTTATTTAGTTTTTGAAAGTCTTAACGCTAAAGGAAGACCTTTAACACAAGCTGATTTGATTCGTAATTATTTCTTTATGAAAATTAATCCAGATGAACAAGAGGATATTTATCAAAAATATTGGAAAATAATGGAAGATAATTTAGGCGACAATCTCACAGAATTTATTCGTCACTTTTTAACGAAGGATGGCAAAGAAGTTAGAAAAAATGATGTTTATTTTGAAATAAAAGAACAGATTAATAATAGAGATACCATAGAATATTTAAAAACATTATCTTTATTTTCGCGATATTACGCTAAATTCCTTGACCCATCTTCAGAATCTCAAGAAAATATTCGCTTTCATCTTAAGCGTCTCAATCAATTAGAAGTCTTAACTATTTATCCATTTCTGTTAAATTGCTATCATGATTGGGCTAGTCATAAAATAACAGAAACAGATTTTATTACTATTTTGCAAATTTGCGAAAATTTTGTATTGCGTTATATTGTTTGCTATTTTCAAAGTACAGGATTAAATAGAATCTTTTCCTCTCTTTATGCCCAAGTCAGCAAAGAAAGTAGTTTAGGTTCAGAAACTTTTATCAATAAATTAAAATTAGTACTGCAAAATCAAAACTATCCTAAAGATGCTGAATTTAAAGCTAAGTTAAAAGAAGCTAAATTATATGGTAATAATCGCTCTAAAAAAGGTAGATTAATTTTAGAATCAATAGAGCAGTTTTTCAATCATAAAGAAAAAATCCAACTAGAGTCACTCTCTCTTGAACATATTATGCCTCAAAAACTAAGCCTATGGTGGAGAGAACATCTTGGAGAGGATTGTGCTATTACTCATGAATTATTGCTTCATTCTTTAGGAAACTTAACCTTAACGGGTTATAATACCGAGCTTTCTAATGATAATTTTTATAGAAAACAGGAGTATTTTAAACATAGTAATCTAGAATTAAACAAATACTTTATCAATCAACAAGCTTGGTGTCGAGAAGATATAGAAGCAAGAGCAGATTATTTAGCTGATATTGCTCTGAAAATCTGGAGTTATTTTGGTGATGAAAACGCGGTTTACCAAAGAGAGTCAAATGGGATGACAGGAATGAAACCACTATCATTAACTATTTTTGGTGAAAAATACTCTGTTAAAAGTTGGCGAGATGTCTTAGAGACAACTTTAAATCAAATAGCAGCCTTAGATGAGGATGCTTTTGAGAGGATTACACAACAAATTCCAAGTTTTGTGAGCTGGGAAAAACAAAAATTTACTCAGACTCGTCAACTCAAAAATGGAGCATTTATGGAATTGCATTTATCAGCTAAAGATGTTTATAGGGTTTGTAAGAGAGCTTTAGAAATTGCCGAAATATCTCTAGATGACTGGGAGTTAGAATATGTTTAA